Proteins from one Cicer arietinum cultivar CDC Frontier isolate Library 1 chromosome 3, Cicar.CDCFrontier_v2.0, whole genome shotgun sequence genomic window:
- the LOC140919720 gene encoding uncharacterized mitochondrial protein AtMg00860-like yields MVNESRVVEKKMQTPKAEKPKEKFISGGKKFYSKGYKFHKNLHPLPIISKDKVKSGDIPKTAFRTRYGYYKYVVMPFGVTNAPAIYMDYMNQIFRLFLDKFVVVFIDDILIYSKSVGDHEKHMRMVLQVLRDNKLYAKPGKCEFWLDEVKFLGHTISSKGVTVDFSKVDAILSWPQPKLVTEIRSFLGLAGYYRKFIKGFSSLALPLTKLTRKGKTFVWDQECEDNFQVLKGRLISALVLFIPDPSMKFVVYCDASKNGLGCVLMQEGKAVAYASRQLRSHEAN; encoded by the exons ATGGTAAACGAGTCTAGGGTGGTTGAGAAAAAGATGCAAACACCAAAAGCTGAGAAACCGAAGGAGAAGTTTATCTCTGGTGGAAAGAAATTCTACAGTAAAGGCTATAAATTTCATAAGAATCTACACCCTTTACCCATAATTTCAAAGGACAA AGTCAAGAGTGGAGACATTCCTAAAACAGCTTTTAGGACAAGATATGGATATTATAAGTATGTAGTCATGCcttttggagttaccaatgcccCTGCTATTTATATGGATTATATGAATCAAATTTTTAGACTTTTCTTAGACAAGTTTGTGGTAGTGTTCATAGATGATATTCTAATATACTCCAAAAGCGTGGGCGACCACGAGAAACACATGAGGATGGTGTTGCAAgttttgagagataataaattgTATGCAAAACCTGGGAAATGTGAGTTTTGGCTTGATGAGGTGAAGTTTTTAGGACATACCATCTCTAGTAAAGGAGTAACAGTTGACTTTAGTAAGGTAGATGCAATATTAAGTTGGCCCCAACCTAAATTAGTGACTGAAATAAGGAGTTTCCTAGGATTAGCGGGCTATTATAGGAAATTTATAAAGGGGTTTTCCAGTCTAGCCTTACCTCTCACAAAGTTGACTAGAAAAGGGAAAACTTTTGTGTGGGACCAAGAATGCGAGGATAATTTCCAAGTGCTTAAAGGAAGATTAATTTCAGCACTTGTTTTATTTATACCAGATCCATCCATGAAGTTTGTTGTTTATTGTGACGCCTCTAAAAATGGTTTAGGATGTGTTTTAATGCAAGAAGGAAAAGCGGTAGCATATGCATCTAGACAACTTAGGTCACACGAGGCGAATTAG